One stretch of Dethiosulfovibrio peptidovorans DNA includes these proteins:
- a CDS encoding dTDP-4-dehydrorhamnose 3,5-epimerase, with product MYISKTPIAGVFVVETQSFEDHRGAFARFFCAEELAPLLGEKHIVQINHSRTDQVGAVRGMHFQYPPHGEMKFVRCLRGRVFDVAVDLRQGSPTFLQWYGEELAPESKKMLVIPEGCAHGFQVLEPESELFYLHTAPYCPDSEGGVNVMDKIIGITWPLELSDRSDRDKELSFLDFNYNGILL from the coding sequence ATGTACATTTCCAAAACGCCTATAGCTGGTGTTTTCGTGGTGGAGACGCAATCCTTTGAAGACCATCGGGGAGCCTTTGCTCGCTTTTTCTGTGCAGAAGAGCTTGCTCCCCTACTTGGCGAGAAGCACATTGTTCAGATCAATCACTCCCGTACCGATCAGGTTGGGGCTGTCCGTGGGATGCATTTTCAGTATCCCCCTCATGGGGAGATGAAATTCGTTCGCTGCCTGAGGGGGCGTGTCTTTGATGTCGCTGTCGATCTTCGTCAGGGATCGCCTACGTTTTTACAGTGGTACGGGGAGGAGCTAGCGCCTGAGTCTAAAAAAATGCTGGTCATCCCTGAGGGGTGTGCTCATGGTTTTCAGGTTTTAGAACCAGAAAGTGAGTTATTTTATCTTCACACGGCGCCCTATTGCCCCGACAGTGAAGGAGGGGTAAATGTGATGGATAAGATAATCGGTATCACATGGCCTTTGGAACTTTCAGACAGGTCAGACCGCGATAAAGAGCTGTCTTTTTTAGATTTTAATTATAATGGGATTCTGCTATGA
- the rfbG gene encoding CDP-glucose 4,6-dehydratase yields the protein MDFRQSPVEALEVRRLFGEVYDNTKILVTGHTGFKGSWLVHWLIRLGGNVAGLALDPSTEPNHWDLLHNSIREYRLNICDLQSITEILKKEQPEMIFHLAAQPLVRASYLDPMGTWNSNLMGTLNLLEACRFCESLRAVLVITTDKVYREQERPIGYDEADSLGGHDPYSASKAACEIAVDSYRKSFFAHEKRTFIASARAGNVIGGGDWSQDRLIPDAVRSIEKKNLLEIRSPQATRPWQHVLDCLSGYLLLGEKLLQRGEQYATAWNFGPAQGSGNTVSHILELFASHYPELRWRDVSDRKNLHEAPFLSLNSEKAQKELEWKPVWGLEKSMYYTATWYRSFMERGDVRSDEHLKAYVTDASAARLSWTKKCTFPKRL from the coding sequence CTGGATTTCCGGCAAAGCCCCGTGGAGGCTCTGGAAGTGAGGCGTCTCTTTGGTGAGGTTTACGATAACACTAAGATTCTTGTCACCGGACACACGGGCTTTAAAGGAAGCTGGCTCGTACACTGGCTTATACGTCTCGGTGGAAATGTGGCTGGATTAGCTTTGGACCCTTCCACGGAACCAAACCATTGGGATCTCCTCCATAACAGCATTAGGGAATATCGTCTGAATATATGCGACTTGCAATCTATCACAGAGATCCTGAAGAAAGAACAACCGGAGATGATATTTCATCTGGCGGCGCAGCCCCTTGTCAGGGCTTCCTATCTGGACCCCATGGGGACATGGAACAGCAACCTCATGGGTACTCTCAACCTTTTGGAGGCTTGTCGCTTCTGTGAATCCCTACGAGCAGTCCTTGTCATCACCACTGATAAGGTTTACCGAGAGCAGGAAAGACCTATCGGGTATGATGAAGCCGATTCCCTTGGGGGGCATGACCCCTACAGCGCATCCAAAGCGGCCTGTGAAATTGCTGTAGACAGCTATCGAAAATCTTTCTTTGCTCATGAAAAAAGAACTTTCATTGCCTCTGCTCGGGCTGGAAATGTTATAGGTGGCGGAGACTGGTCTCAGGATCGTCTCATACCTGATGCGGTGCGATCTATCGAAAAAAAGAACCTTTTAGAAATTCGATCTCCCCAGGCTACCCGTCCCTGGCAGCACGTACTTGACTGTCTAAGCGGCTATCTTCTTCTTGGAGAAAAACTTCTCCAACGGGGGGAGCAATATGCCACAGCTTGGAATTTTGGGCCTGCCCAGGGAAGTGGCAATACGGTTTCCCATATACTCGAACTTTTTGCATCGCACTATCCCGAATTGCGGTGGCGTGATGTGTCTGACCGTAAAAACCTACATGAAGCCCCCTTTCTCTCCCTGAATAGCGAAAAGGCTCAGAAAGAGCTTGAATGGAAGCCTGTATGGGGGCTCGAAAAATCGATGTATTATACTGCAACATGGTATAGAAGCTTTATGGAAAGGGGAGACGTTCGTAGCGACGAGCACCTGAAGGCGTATGTCACGGATGCCTCGGCTGCAAGACTATCATGGACAAAAAAATGTACATTTCCAAAACGCCTATAG
- the rfbF gene encoding glucose-1-phosphate cytidylyltransferase codes for MKTIILAGGLGTRLSEETVLKPKPMVEIGGSPILWHIMKLYSFFGFNDFVICLGYKGYIIKEYFVNYCMHMSNITVDLCRNKVEFHSNSAEPWRVTLVDTGEHTLTGGRVKRVREFVGNATFLLTYGDGVADIDIGALVKFHENHGKLATVTAVQAPGRFGSLDLQKSGSVRSFLEKPKGDGTWINGGFFVMEPEVFDYLEGDGTSLEREPLEHLARDNQLMAYCHSGFWQPMDTLREKNQLEELWISGKAPWRLWK; via the coding sequence ATGAAAACTATCATTCTTGCCGGAGGCCTTGGCACCCGGCTAAGTGAAGAAACTGTGCTCAAACCCAAACCTATGGTTGAAATCGGAGGTTCGCCCATCCTCTGGCACATCATGAAACTCTACTCTTTTTTTGGCTTCAATGACTTTGTCATATGTCTTGGATATAAAGGATATATCATCAAGGAATACTTCGTAAACTATTGTATGCACATGTCTAACATCACCGTGGATCTCTGCAGAAACAAGGTGGAGTTCCACTCTAATTCGGCGGAACCTTGGCGCGTAACCTTGGTGGACACAGGAGAACATACACTTACCGGAGGCCGAGTGAAGCGGGTTCGGGAGTTCGTTGGTAATGCAACGTTTCTCCTCACCTACGGAGATGGCGTAGCGGACATTGATATCGGTGCTCTGGTCAAATTCCACGAAAATCACGGCAAACTTGCTACCGTAACAGCTGTTCAGGCTCCGGGGAGATTCGGTTCCCTTGATCTGCAAAAAAGTGGTTCTGTTCGTAGCTTCTTGGAGAAGCCCAAAGGAGACGGTACATGGATCAATGGGGGGTTCTTCGTTATGGAACCGGAGGTTTTCGACTATCTTGAAGGGGATGGCACCAGCCTTGAACGGGAGCCTCTGGAGCACCTAGCTCGGGATAATCAGCTTATGGCCTACTGTCACTCCGGTTTTTGGCAACCCATGGATACCCTGAGGGAAAAAAATCAGCTTGAAGAACTCTGGATTTCCGGCAAAGCCCCGTGGAGGCTCTGGAAGTGA
- a CDS encoding oxidoreductase: protein MYTIAILGCGRISASHVAAIKKVEDLKLVACCDILRERTEKTANDAGCTAYTDYSTMLQNEKIDLVALCTPSGLHPAHAVVAAESGVNVLSEKPLGTSLKEVDKAIAACDHAGVLYMEVKQNRLNPTIVLLRKALEAGRFGRIHMITSNVFWTRPQEYYDMAPWRGTWEFDGGCLANQAAHYVDMVQWMGGAVEDVHAFSSTLGRRIEAEDTITVGLKFRNGAVGNINVSVLTYPHNLEGSITIMGDKGTAKIGGVAMNKVEQWSFDTPHPMDNDAELVNYDPKSVYGGGHYVLYKDLPRMLNSTVQSYGFVTAREGRKTIVILERAYYTSHDSSGELGALCLI from the coding sequence ATGTACACCATCGCCATTCTCGGTTGCGGCCGGATCAGTGCCAGCCACGTGGCCGCTATCAAAAAAGTGGAAGACCTCAAACTCGTCGCCTGTTGTGACATCCTCAGAGAGCGGACCGAAAAGACGGCTAATGACGCCGGATGTACCGCTTATACCGACTACTCAACTATGTTGCAAAACGAAAAAATCGACCTCGTTGCTCTGTGCACTCCCTCGGGGCTTCATCCGGCTCATGCTGTAGTTGCTGCCGAATCTGGCGTGAATGTTCTCTCCGAAAAACCATTGGGTACGAGCCTTAAAGAGGTGGACAAAGCCATCGCCGCATGTGACCATGCTGGGGTGCTCTACATGGAAGTCAAGCAAAACCGCCTCAACCCCACCATAGTACTGCTCCGTAAAGCTCTGGAGGCAGGCCGATTTGGTCGAATTCACATGATAACCTCCAACGTTTTCTGGACCAGACCACAGGAATACTACGACATGGCCCCTTGGCGGGGAACGTGGGAATTCGACGGCGGCTGCCTCGCCAACCAGGCAGCTCACTACGTGGATATGGTTCAGTGGATGGGGGGTGCTGTTGAGGACGTCCACGCCTTCTCATCCACACTGGGACGACGTATTGAGGCGGAAGATACCATCACCGTGGGCCTCAAATTTCGAAATGGTGCCGTGGGCAACATCAACGTCTCCGTGCTCACCTACCCTCACAACCTGGAGGGTAGCATCACCATTATGGGCGATAAAGGTACGGCTAAAATCGGCGGTGTCGCTATGAACAAAGTGGAGCAGTGGTCTTTTGACACACCCCATCCTATGGACAACGATGCAGAACTGGTCAATTACGATCCCAAAAGTGTCTACGGTGGTGGACATTATGTTTTGTACAAAGATCTGCCGAGGATGCTCAATAGTACTGTCCAATCTTATGGTTTTGTGACTGCCAGAGAGGGGCGAAAAACGATAGTGATATTGGAACGAGCGTATTACACTTCACATGATTCATCAGGAGAACTAGGAGCGTTGTGCTTGATTTGA